One window of Pectobacterium carotovorum genomic DNA carries:
- the npr gene encoding PTS phosphocarrier protein NPr, translating to MTVRQTVEIKNKLGMHARPAMKLFELVQSFDAEVILRNDSGTEAEASSVIAMLMLDSAKGRLIEVEATGPDEEQALAAVIGLFEAGFDED from the coding sequence ATGACAGTCCGGCAAACGGTTGAAATCAAAAACAAGCTGGGCATGCACGCTCGCCCAGCCATGAAATTGTTCGAGCTGGTACAGAGCTTTGATGCAGAAGTAATACTGCGTAATGACAGCGGCACCGAAGCCGAAGCCAGCAGCGTGATTGCCATGCTGATGCTGGACTCGGCCAAAGGGCGTCTCATTGAGGTGGAAGCCACTGGCCCGGATGAAGAACAGGCGCTTGCCGCCGTCATCGGGCTGTTTGAAGCCGGGTTCGACGAGGACTAG
- the rapZ gene encoding RNase adapter RapZ, protein MVLMIVSGRSGSGKSVALRALEDMGFYCVDNLPVVLLPELANTLAARNISAAVSIDVRNMPESPEIFEHAMEQLPPSFSPQLLFLDADRNTLIRRYSDTRRLHPLSSKNLSLESAIDEESDLLEPLRSRADLIIDTSEMSVHELAEMLRTRLLGKRERELTMVFESFGFKHGIPIDADYVFDVRFLPNPHWDPKLRPMTGLDKPVASFLDRHTEVHNFIYQTRSYLELWLPMLETNNRSYLTVAIGCTGGKHRSVYVAEQLADYFRSRGKNVQSRHRTLEKRKPS, encoded by the coding sequence ATGGTGCTGATGATTGTCAGTGGTCGCTCAGGTTCAGGGAAATCTGTCGCCCTGCGCGCACTGGAAGATATGGGGTTCTACTGCGTAGATAACCTGCCAGTGGTTCTACTGCCAGAACTGGCTAATACGCTTGCGGCACGTAACATTTCCGCAGCAGTCAGCATTGACGTGCGCAATATGCCGGAATCCCCAGAGATCTTCGAGCATGCCATGGAGCAACTGCCACCCAGCTTCTCGCCTCAACTGCTGTTTCTGGATGCCGATCGCAATACGCTGATTCGTCGCTACAGCGATACCCGTCGCCTTCACCCGCTCTCCAGCAAGAATCTGTCACTGGAAAGCGCCATTGATGAAGAAAGCGACCTACTGGAGCCGCTGCGTTCACGTGCCGATCTGATTATCGACACCTCAGAGATGTCGGTACATGAGCTGGCCGAAATGCTGCGTACTCGGCTGCTCGGCAAGCGAGAACGCGAGCTCACGATGGTGTTCGAATCGTTCGGCTTCAAGCACGGTATCCCTATCGATGCGGATTACGTCTTTGACGTTCGCTTCCTGCCGAACCCGCACTGGGATCCGAAACTGCGCCCGATGACCGGTCTGGATAAGCCCGTTGCGTCTTTCCTCGACAGGCATACCGAAGTTCACAACTTCATCTACCAGACTCGCAGCTATCTGGAACTGTGGCTGCCGATGCTGGAAACCAATAACCGCAGCTACCTGACCGTTGCGATTGGCTGTACCGGCGGTAAACACCGTTCCGTCTACGTTGCTGAACAGCTGGCAGACTACTTCCGCTCACGCGGTAAGAACGTACAGTCACGCCACCGTACGCTGGAAAAACGTAAACCCTCGTGA
- the ptsN gene encoding PTS IIA-like nitrogen regulatory protein PtsN gives MNLDPVLQLSTVLRPECTRSTVHCQSKKRALEIISELAAKQLNIPSQIIFDAILTRERMGSTGIGGGIAIPHGKLEDDNALGAIGVFIQLEQPIAFDAIDNQAVDLLFALLVPAEQCKTHLHTLSLVAKRLADKTVCRRLRAAQSDEELYQIMMEAD, from the coding sequence ATGAACCTCGATCCCGTATTGCAGCTCAGCACCGTATTACGTCCTGAGTGCACCCGAAGCACCGTCCACTGCCAGAGTAAGAAACGGGCATTGGAAATTATCAGTGAGCTCGCCGCCAAGCAGCTTAACATTCCTTCGCAGATTATCTTTGATGCCATCCTGACCCGAGAGCGGATGGGCAGCACGGGAATCGGCGGCGGCATTGCCATTCCTCATGGTAAGCTGGAAGACGATAATGCGCTGGGCGCCATCGGTGTTTTCATCCAGTTAGAGCAACCGATCGCTTTCGATGCCATTGATAATCAGGCCGTTGATCTGCTTTTTGCCTTGCTGGTTCCAGCGGAACAATGTAAAACCCATTTGCATACCCTGTCGCTTGTTGCCAAGCGGCTGGCAGATAAAACGGTTTGCCGACGCCTGCGTGCGGCGCAAAGCGATGAAGAGCTGTACCAGATTATGATGGAAGCCGATTAA
- the hpf gene encoding ribosome hibernation promoting factor, protein MQLNITGHHIEITEPLRDFVNGKFAKLEQYFDRINQVNVVLRVEKVQQIAEATLHVNGGELHATSEAEDMYAAIDLLIDKLARQLNKHKDKLKQH, encoded by the coding sequence ATGCAGCTCAACATTACCGGACACCACATCGAGATCACTGAACCGCTGCGTGATTTTGTCAATGGCAAGTTTGCCAAATTAGAGCAGTATTTTGACCGGATTAATCAGGTCAATGTGGTATTGAGAGTGGAGAAAGTTCAGCAAATTGCCGAGGCCACGCTCCACGTTAATGGTGGCGAGCTGCATGCGACTTCAGAAGCGGAAGATATGTACGCCGCGATAGATTTATTGATTGATAAGCTGGCGAGACAGCTTAATAAGCACAAAGATAAACTTAAGCAGCACTAA
- the rpoN gene encoding RNA polymerase factor sigma-54, with the protein MKQGLQLRLSQQLAMTPQLQQAIRLLQLSTLELQQEIQLALESNPLLEQTDQHDEIESFEKVDSDSLDTGEALEQRDMPEELPLDATWDEIYSAGTPSGTGTDYRDEELPIYQGETTQTLQDYLMWQVELTPFSDTDAAIATSIVDAVDNTGYLTVPLQDILESIGDDDVTLEEVEAVLKRVQRFDPVGVAARDLRDCLLVQLSQFADDTPRLTEARLIVSDHLDLLANHDFRSLIRITRLKEEVLKEALALIQSLDPRPGQSINTGESEYVIPDVLIRKVQGVWVVELNTDSVPRLQINQQYAALGNSARNDSDGQFIRSNLQEARWLIKSLESRNDTLLKVTRSIVEQQQDFFEQGEEFMKPMVLADIAQAVDMHESTISRVTTQKFLHSPRGIFELKYFFSSHVNTDSGGEASSTAIRALVKKLIAAENPVKPLSDSKLTALLSDQGIIVARRTVAKYRESLSIPPSNQRKQLI; encoded by the coding sequence ATGAAGCAAGGTTTGCAACTCAGGCTTAGCCAGCAACTGGCCATGACTCCACAGCTCCAACAGGCGATCCGCCTGTTGCAACTGTCCACGCTTGAATTGCAACAGGAGATTCAACTGGCGTTAGAAAGTAATCCGTTGCTTGAACAAACGGATCAGCACGACGAAATCGAGTCATTTGAAAAGGTAGACAGCGATTCACTGGATACCGGTGAAGCCCTTGAACAAAGGGATATGCCGGAAGAATTGCCGCTTGATGCCACCTGGGATGAAATCTACTCCGCAGGCACGCCGTCAGGTACCGGCACCGACTATCGCGATGAAGAACTGCCGATTTATCAAGGCGAAACTACGCAAACGCTTCAGGATTACCTGATGTGGCAGGTTGAGCTGACGCCGTTTTCCGACACCGACGCGGCTATCGCGACCTCTATCGTTGATGCGGTGGACAACACCGGTTACCTGACCGTACCGCTACAAGACATTCTTGAGAGCATCGGTGACGACGACGTGACGCTGGAAGAAGTTGAAGCCGTACTCAAACGCGTGCAGCGCTTCGATCCCGTTGGCGTCGCCGCCCGCGACCTGCGTGATTGTCTGCTGGTGCAGCTTTCCCAGTTCGCCGACGACACACCACGCCTGACCGAAGCTCGCCTGATCGTCAGCGATCATCTCGATCTGTTAGCCAACCATGATTTCCGCAGCCTGATCCGCATCACGCGCCTGAAAGAAGAAGTGCTGAAAGAAGCACTGGCGTTGATCCAATCGCTCGATCCCCGTCCAGGACAGTCGATCAACACTGGCGAATCCGAATACGTGATTCCTGACGTACTGATACGTAAAGTTCAGGGAGTCTGGGTCGTCGAACTGAACACCGACAGCGTTCCCCGTTTGCAGATTAACCAGCAGTATGCTGCGCTGGGTAACAGCGCACGCAACGACAGCGACGGACAATTTATCCGCAGCAATCTGCAAGAAGCACGCTGGCTCATCAAAAGCCTGGAAAGTCGCAACGACACGTTGCTGAAAGTCACCCGCAGCATCGTCGAACAGCAACAGGATTTCTTCGAGCAGGGCGAGGAATTCATGAAGCCCATGGTACTGGCAGACATCGCTCAAGCGGTGGATATGCATGAATCCACTATCTCACGCGTGACGACACAAAAGTTCCTGCACAGCCCGCGCGGCATTTTTGAGCTAAAATATTTCTTCTCCAGCCACGTTAATACGGATAGTGGCGGAGAAGCGTCATCAACGGCAATCCGCGCGTTGGTGAAGAAGCTTATTGCGGCGGAAAACCCCGTGAAGCCACTGAGCGATAGCAAGCTTACGGCACTGCTCTCCGATCAGGGCATCATCGTGGCACGCCGTACCGTGGCAAAATACCGAGAGTCTTTATCTATCCCACCATCAAATCAGCGTAAACAACTGATTTGA
- the lptB gene encoding LPS export ABC transporter ATP-binding protein, whose protein sequence is MATLTAENLAKAYKGRKVVENVSLTVNSGEIVGLLGPNGAGKTTTFYMVVGIVPRDEGRIVIDDDDISLLPLHERALRGIGYLPQEASIFRRLSVYDNLMAVLQIRKDLTTEQQEDRANELMEEFHIIHLRDSLGQSLSGGERRRVEIARALAANPKFILLDEPFAGVDPISVLDIKKIIEHLRDSGLGVLITDHNVRETLDVCERAYIVSQGNLIAHGSPTDILADEQVKRVYLGEGFRL, encoded by the coding sequence ATGGCAACATTAACCGCAGAAAATCTAGCCAAGGCGTACAAAGGCCGTAAGGTCGTGGAAAACGTCAGCCTCACCGTGAATTCTGGTGAAATCGTCGGCCTACTCGGGCCGAACGGTGCCGGCAAAACGACAACGTTCTACATGGTGGTGGGCATCGTCCCGCGTGATGAAGGACGCATCGTCATTGACGACGATGACATCAGCCTGCTTCCTTTGCACGAACGTGCGCTGCGCGGCATCGGCTATCTCCCGCAGGAAGCCTCTATCTTCCGCCGCTTAAGCGTTTATGACAATCTGATGGCGGTGTTACAGATCCGTAAAGATCTGACGACCGAACAGCAGGAAGATCGTGCCAATGAGCTAATGGAAGAATTCCATATTATTCATTTGCGCGATAGTCTGGGACAATCGCTGTCCGGTGGGGAAAGACGCCGCGTAGAGATTGCGCGTGCGCTGGCAGCGAATCCGAAGTTCATCCTGCTGGATGAACCGTTTGCGGGCGTAGACCCGATCTCCGTACTGGATATTAAAAAAATCATTGAGCATCTGCGTGACAGCGGGCTTGGCGTGTTGATTACCGATCATAACGTCCGTGAAACGCTTGATGTCTGTGAACGAGCCTACATCGTGAGTCAGGGCAACCTGATCGCCCACGGTTCACCGACCGATATTCTGGCCGATGAACAGGTAAAACGCGTGTATCTGGGCGAAGGCTTCCGACTCTGA
- the lptA gene encoding lipopolysaccharide ABC transporter substrate-binding protein LptA — protein sequence MKSKTNNLMRNTLIASSLFAVSISAFAVTGDSNQPIRIDSAQQSLDMQGNTVTFTGNVVVKQGTIEVKADKVVVTRPQGTQGSEVVEGYGNPVTFYQMQDNGKPVKGHAQKIRYELATDFLVLTGNAYLEQQDSNVKGDRITYLVKQQQMEATSDKGKRVTTVLVPSQLQEKENKSQPSRSQQPQPRVTE from the coding sequence ATGAAATCCAAAACCAATAATCTCATGCGTAACACCCTGATCGCCAGCTCGCTGTTCGCCGTCAGCATTTCCGCCTTTGCCGTTACCGGCGATAGCAACCAACCTATTCGCATAGATTCAGCACAGCAATCTCTGGACATGCAGGGCAACACGGTGACGTTCACTGGTAATGTTGTCGTGAAGCAAGGGACGATTGAAGTAAAAGCCGACAAGGTCGTCGTGACGCGTCCACAGGGCACGCAAGGCAGTGAAGTGGTGGAAGGTTACGGCAACCCCGTGACGTTCTACCAGATGCAGGACAACGGCAAGCCGGTAAAAGGTCACGCGCAGAAAATCCGCTACGAGCTGGCCACTGACTTTCTGGTGCTGACAGGCAATGCCTATCTGGAACAGCAGGACAGCAATGTCAAAGGCGATCGCATCACTTATCTGGTGAAACAGCAGCAGATGGAAGCGACCAGCGACAAAGGAAAACGCGTGACAACGGTGTTGGTCCCTTCTCAGCTTCAGGAGAAAGAGAACAAAAGCCAGCCTTCTCGTTCTCAGCAACCGCAACCACGGGTCACTGAATAA
- the lptC gene encoding LPS export ABC transporter periplasmic protein LptC produces the protein MSKTKRWLTAFLALLVLILIGWNIADDDTVTAPDANDPAVPVYTSEKTNTQVYSPAGKLSYRLISEKAEYFNDEQLSWFTTPVATLFNEQGTATWSVRADRAKLTKDKMLYLYGNVEVNSLAKDTQLQRITTNNAQVNLVTQDVSSDDEVTLYGASFTSSGMKMRGNLRNKTAELIEKVKTSYEIQNQ, from the coding sequence ATGAGTAAAACCAAGCGTTGGCTCACCGCTTTTCTGGCCCTGTTGGTGCTTATCCTCATCGGCTGGAATATTGCGGATGACGACACGGTAACAGCACCGGATGCAAACGACCCCGCCGTGCCGGTTTATACCAGCGAAAAGACCAACACGCAGGTATACAGCCCTGCGGGTAAGCTGAGCTACAGACTGATTTCGGAAAAAGCGGAGTATTTCAACGACGAGCAATTGAGCTGGTTTACGACTCCCGTTGCCACGCTGTTCAATGAACAGGGCACGGCAACCTGGTCAGTCCGCGCCGATCGCGCCAAGCTGACAAAAGACAAGATGCTCTATCTGTACGGCAACGTTGAGGTGAATAGCCTAGCGAAAGACACACAGCTTCAGCGCATCACAACGAATAATGCCCAGGTGAATCTGGTCACACAGGACGTCTCTTCCGATGATGAAGTCACCCTGTACGGTGCCAGCTTTACCTCAAGCGGAATGAAAATGCGCGGGAATCTGCGTAACAAAACGGCCGAGTTGATCGAAAAGGTAAAAACCTCTTATGAAATCCAAAACCAATAA
- the kdsC gene encoding 3-deoxy-manno-octulosonate-8-phosphatase KdsC, giving the protein MSEVRAQTDTCYGPVDQQVLDKAREVRLLICDVDGVMSDGLIYMGNHGEELKAFNVRDGYGIRCLLTSGIEVAIITGRSAKLLEDRCKTLGIDHLYQGQSDKVLAFNDLLDKLSVTANQVAYIGDDMIDWPVMAQVGLSVAVADAHPLLLPRADYVTRIAGGRGAVRELCDLILFSQDKLEHAKGLSI; this is encoded by the coding sequence ATGAGTGAAGTCAGGGCGCAAACCGATACCTGCTATGGGCCTGTCGACCAACAGGTACTGGATAAAGCCCGTGAAGTCCGCCTGCTAATCTGCGACGTTGACGGCGTGATGTCCGATGGTCTGATTTACATGGGCAACCACGGCGAAGAGCTGAAAGCGTTTAACGTCCGTGACGGTTATGGTATTCGCTGCTTGCTGACGTCCGGCATTGAAGTCGCCATTATTACCGGACGTTCAGCAAAACTGCTGGAAGATCGGTGTAAAACGCTGGGTATTGACCATCTTTATCAGGGGCAATCGGATAAGGTTTTGGCCTTCAACGATCTGTTGGATAAACTGTCAGTAACGGCAAATCAGGTTGCGTATATCGGCGACGATATGATCGACTGGCCAGTGATGGCACAGGTCGGGTTGAGCGTTGCCGTGGCAGACGCCCACCCGCTGTTGTTACCACGCGCGGATTATGTTACCCGCATTGCGGGAGGCCGTGGCGCAGTACGTGAGCTGTGTGATTTGATTCTGTTCTCGCAGGACAAGCTGGAGCATGCCAAAGGGTTGTCAATATGA
- the kdsD gene encoding arabinose-5-phosphate isomerase KdsD — MSQFEQDAHLKQQSDRALSDHAPQADHAPQADHTRQKAHELPADFDFQQAGKQVLSIERDGLAQLDQYIDDNFTLACKKIFHCQGKVVVMGMGKSGHIGCKIAATFASTGTPAFFVHPGEASHGDLGMVTPHDVVIAISNSGESHEILSLIPVLKRQKVFLICMTSAPESTMGKTADIHLCVHVPQEACPLGLAPTTSTTATLVMGDALAVALLQARGFTAEDFALSHPGGALGRKLLLRVSDIMHSGDEIPHVPYDASLRDALVEITRKNLGMTVICEADMKIQGIFTDGDLRRIFDMNIDLNSARIADVMTAGGIRVAPQTLAVDALNLMQSRHITSVLVAENDRLVGIVHMHDMLRAGVV, encoded by the coding sequence ATGTCACAGTTTGAACAAGATGCTCATCTCAAACAGCAGTCTGACCGTGCACTATCCGATCATGCACCACAAGCCGATCACGCACCACAAGCCGATCACACGCGACAAAAGGCTCATGAACTACCCGCCGATTTTGATTTCCAGCAGGCAGGCAAGCAGGTACTGAGTATCGAACGCGATGGGCTTGCACAATTAGATCAGTACATTGACGACAACTTTACCCTCGCCTGTAAAAAGATATTCCACTGTCAGGGTAAAGTAGTGGTGATGGGAATGGGCAAATCTGGCCACATCGGCTGCAAGATCGCCGCAACTTTCGCCAGCACCGGCACGCCTGCTTTTTTTGTTCACCCCGGCGAAGCTAGCCACGGTGACCTCGGTATGGTGACACCGCACGATGTCGTGATCGCCATTTCTAATTCTGGTGAATCGCATGAAATTCTGTCGCTGATTCCCGTTCTGAAACGCCAGAAAGTGTTCCTGATCTGCATGACCAGCGCACCGGAAAGTACGATGGGGAAAACAGCGGATATTCACCTGTGTGTTCATGTTCCACAGGAAGCCTGCCCGCTCGGCCTGGCGCCCACCACCAGCACCACCGCGACGCTGGTCATGGGCGACGCGCTGGCCGTGGCCTTGTTACAGGCGCGCGGCTTTACCGCAGAAGATTTCGCCCTTTCTCACCCCGGTGGCGCACTTGGCCGCAAACTTTTACTGCGCGTTAGCGATATCATGCATTCGGGCGACGAGATTCCCCATGTCCCATACGATGCTTCACTCCGTGATGCTCTGGTGGAAATTACGCGCAAAAATCTGGGTATGACGGTAATCTGCGAAGCGGATATGAAAATTCAGGGCATCTTTACCGATGGTGACTTGCGCCGCATCTTCGACATGAATATTGACTTGAACAGCGCACGCATTGCTGATGTGATGACCGCGGGCGGCATACGGGTCGCCCCGCAAACGCTGGCGGTAGATGCACTTAACCTGATGCAGTCGCGCCACATCACCTCAGTGCTAGTGGCAGAAAACGATCGTTTGGTCGGTATTGTCCATATGCACGATATGCTGCGGGCTGGTGTGGTTTAA
- a CDS encoding calcium/sodium antiporter has translation MLFATLLFFVGLLLLVYGADRLVYGAAVLARSLGLSPFVIGITIVGFGTSLPELIVSVTAALNDQNDMAVGNVLGSNITNILLILGSAALIRPLTVHSAILRRELPLMLSVTLLCGVLLHDSYLSRTDGVMLLFTAILCLVLILRMAQQAQREGGDSLTREQLAELPQDDSNQMVAVLWLILGIIILPMAARMVVDNATVIARYFNVSELTIGLTILAIGTSLPELATAIVGTLKKEDDIALGNLIGSNIFNIAIVLGVPALLSPGALNPQAFQRDYWVMLAASVLLTALCLSKKRRIGQGAGALLCCAFIAYLTTLFCFS, from the coding sequence ATGCTTTTTGCAACACTACTTTTTTTCGTTGGTTTGCTCTTACTGGTTTACGGTGCCGATCGTCTTGTCTATGGCGCAGCCGTGCTTGCGCGTTCTCTCGGCTTATCTCCCTTTGTCATCGGCATCACCATTGTCGGCTTCGGCACTTCATTGCCAGAGCTGATTGTTTCTGTTACCGCTGCCTTAAACGATCAGAACGACATGGCAGTCGGTAATGTTCTGGGTTCCAATATCACCAATATTTTACTCATTCTCGGCAGCGCAGCGCTCATTCGCCCGCTAACGGTACATTCAGCCATCCTGCGCCGGGAGTTGCCGCTCATGTTGTCCGTCACTTTATTGTGTGGTGTTTTACTGCATGATAGCTACCTAAGCCGCACTGACGGCGTGATGCTGCTCTTCACCGCCATTCTGTGTCTGGTGTTGATACTCCGCATGGCGCAACAGGCACAGCGGGAAGGCGGTGATAGTCTAACGCGCGAACAGCTGGCGGAACTCCCACAGGACGACAGCAACCAGATGGTCGCCGTGCTGTGGCTGATTCTCGGCATAATTATTTTACCGATGGCCGCCCGTATGGTGGTAGATAACGCCACCGTCATTGCGCGCTACTTCAACGTCAGCGAATTGACCATCGGGCTGACCATATTGGCGATAGGCACCAGCCTGCCTGAGCTTGCTACCGCCATCGTCGGAACCTTGAAGAAGGAAGATGATATTGCACTGGGCAACCTGATTGGCTCAAATATTTTTAATATCGCGATAGTTCTGGGCGTACCCGCACTACTCTCGCCGGGCGCACTAAATCCTCAGGCTTTTCAGCGCGACTACTGGGTCATGCTGGCGGCAAGCGTGCTGTTAACCGCACTGTGCCTCAGCAAAAAACGCCGTATAGGGCAAGGCGCAGGCGCATTATTATGCTGCGCATTCATCGCCTATCTGACGACCCTATTTTGCTTTTCATAA
- the mlaF gene encoding phospholipid ABC transporter ATP-binding protein MlaF: MNHEATNLVEIRGLSFRRGEREIFTDITLNVPKGKVTAIMGPSGIGKTTLLRLIGGQLPPDSGGIWFDGENIPALSRSELYNARKKMSMLFQSGALFTDLNVFDNVAWPLREHTRLPESLLRSIVMMKLEAVGLRGAAELMPAELSGGMARRAALARAIALDPQLIMFDEPFVGQDPITLGTLVKLIDELNHALGVTCIVVSHDVPEVMSIADYAYIVADKRVVAEGTADELRANNDPQVRQFLDGIADGPVPFRFPAGDYKTSLLGSGG, from the coding sequence ATGAACCATGAGGCAACTAATCTGGTTGAGATCCGTGGTCTTAGCTTTCGGCGCGGAGAGCGAGAGATTTTTACGGACATCACGCTGAATGTTCCTAAAGGCAAGGTCACTGCGATTATGGGACCTTCTGGTATCGGTAAAACGACGCTGCTGCGCCTGATTGGCGGGCAGCTACCGCCGGATAGTGGTGGTATCTGGTTTGATGGTGAGAATATCCCGGCGCTGTCGCGCAGCGAACTGTACAACGCGCGTAAGAAAATGAGCATGTTGTTTCAGTCCGGGGCGTTATTCACCGATTTGAACGTGTTTGATAATGTCGCCTGGCCGCTACGTGAGCATACCCGACTGCCGGAATCGTTGCTGCGTAGCATCGTCATGATGAAGCTGGAAGCGGTGGGGTTACGCGGGGCGGCTGAACTGATGCCCGCAGAGCTTTCCGGTGGCATGGCGCGGCGTGCAGCGCTGGCGAGAGCCATTGCGCTTGACCCGCAGTTGATTATGTTTGATGAGCCTTTTGTCGGGCAGGATCCGATCACGCTGGGGACGCTGGTGAAGCTCATCGATGAGTTGAACCATGCATTGGGCGTGACCTGCATTGTGGTTTCTCACGATGTACCAGAGGTGATGAGCATCGCCGATTACGCGTATATCGTGGCCGATAAACGTGTGGTGGCAGAAGGGACGGCAGATGAACTGAGGGCGAACAATGACCCGCAGGTTCGTCAGTTCCTGGATGGCATCGCCGACGGGCCTGTGCCTTTCCGTTTTCCTGCTGGTGACTATAAAACGTCGCTGCTAGGTTCAGGGGGTTAA
- the mlaE gene encoding lipid asymmetry maintenance ABC transporter permease subunit MlaE — protein sequence MLLRTLASLGRQGISTSASFGRAGLMLFNALVGKPEFRKQWPLLVKQLYSVGVQSLLIIMVSGLFIGMVLGLQGYLILTTYSAEASLGMMVALSLLRELGPVVTALLFAGRAGSALTAEIGLMKATEQLSSMEMMAVDPLRRVVAPRFWAGLISMPLLAVIFVAVGIWGGALVGVDWKGIDSGFFWSAMQGAVDWRQDVLNCVIKSIVFAITVTWIALFNGYDAIPTSEGISRATTRTVVHSSLAVLGLDFVLTALMFGN from the coding sequence ATGTTATTACGAACGTTGGCGTCGCTGGGGCGTCAGGGAATCTCCACCAGTGCCTCGTTTGGGCGCGCCGGACTGATGCTGTTTAATGCGCTGGTGGGTAAACCCGAATTCAGAAAACAGTGGCCGCTGTTGGTGAAACAACTTTACAGCGTTGGCGTGCAGTCGCTGCTTATCATCATGGTTTCCGGTCTGTTCATCGGCATGGTGCTGGGGTTGCAGGGCTATCTCATCCTGACGACTTACAGCGCCGAGGCCAGTCTAGGCATGATGGTGGCGCTGTCGCTGTTGCGTGAGCTTGGCCCGGTGGTGACGGCGCTGCTGTTCGCCGGACGTGCTGGGTCCGCGTTGACGGCGGAAATCGGCCTGATGAAGGCAACTGAGCAGCTTTCCAGTATGGAGATGATGGCGGTTGACCCGCTGCGCCGCGTTGTTGCACCGCGCTTCTGGGCGGGACTAATCAGCATGCCACTGCTGGCGGTCATTTTTGTCGCCGTGGGGATCTGGGGGGGAGCGTTAGTCGGTGTGGACTGGAAAGGTATCGATAGCGGGTTTTTCTGGTCCGCCATGCAGGGCGCAGTTGACTGGCGTCAGGATGTCTTGAACTGCGTGATTAAAAGTATCGTATTTGCGATTACCGTGACCTGGATTGCACTGTTTAACGGCTATGACGCGATTCCGACGTCTGAGGGGATCAGCCGTGCAACGACCCGAACCGTCGTGCACTCGTCGTTAGCGGTACTGGGATTGGATTTTGTGCTGACAGCACTGATGTTTGGGAACTGA
- the mlaD gene encoding outer membrane lipid asymmetry maintenance protein MlaD codes for MQTKKTEVWVGVFMLITLAAILFLCLKVADLKSIGSEPTYRLYATFDNIGGLKSRSPIRIGGVVIGRVADISLDEKTYLPRVEMDIQQRYDRIPDTSSLAIRTSGLLGEQYLALNIGFEDEEMGTAILKDGGVIQDTKSAMVLEDLIGQFLYKSGSNSEDNAGQSGTELGANPAATPEHNNEPVPSHP; via the coding sequence ATGCAAACAAAGAAAACTGAAGTCTGGGTTGGTGTGTTTATGTTGATCACGCTAGCCGCCATCCTTTTTTTATGCTTGAAAGTGGCCGATCTCAAATCGATTGGCAGTGAGCCAACGTACCGTCTGTACGCGACGTTTGACAACATTGGCGGGTTAAAATCGCGTTCTCCGATCCGCATTGGCGGTGTGGTCATCGGTCGTGTAGCGGATATCTCTCTGGATGAAAAAACGTATCTGCCACGCGTGGAGATGGATATTCAGCAGCGCTACGATCGTATTCCTGATACCAGCTCTCTGGCCATTCGTACCTCCGGCTTGCTGGGCGAACAGTATCTGGCACTGAACATTGGGTTTGAAGATGAGGAAATGGGCACGGCGATTCTGAAAGACGGTGGTGTGATTCAGGACACCAAGTCTGCCATGGTGCTTGAAGATCTCATCGGTCAATTCCTATATAAGAGCGGTAGCAATAGCGAAGATAATGCCGGTCAGTCGGGTACGGAGCTGGGTGCCAATCCTGCGGCAACGCCTGAGCACAACAACGAACCTGTTCCTTCACATCCATAA